The Rattus rattus isolate New Zealand chromosome 1, Rrattus_CSIRO_v1, whole genome shotgun sequence genome includes a region encoding these proteins:
- the LOC116883178 gene encoding glycosylation-dependent cell adhesion molecule 1, with amino-acid sequence MKFFTVLLFASLAATSLAAVPGSKDELHLRTQPTDAIPASQFTPSSHISKESTSSKDLSKESSIFNEELVSEDSVGTESTKPQSPEAQDGLRSGSSQQEETTSAATSERKLTMLSQAVQKELGKVIGGFISGVEDIISGPSGTVRP; translated from the exons ATGAAATTCTTCACTGTCCTGCTATTTGCCAGCCTTGCTGCCACCTCTCTTGCTGCCGTGCCTG GGTCCAAAGATGAACTCCACCTGAGGACTCAGCCCACAGATGCCA TTCCAGCTTCCCAGTTCACTCCTTCCAGCCACATCAGCAAGGAGAGCACTTCCAGTAAGGACCTTTCCAAGGAGTCTTCCATCTTCAATGAAGAGCTGGTGTCCGAAGATAGTGTGGGGACAGAATCAACCAAACCACAGAGTCCAGAGGCCCAGGACGGGCTCAGGAGTGGGTCATCCCAGCAGGAAGAGACCACCTCGGCCG CAACCTCGGAGAGAAAGCTGACCATGCTGAGCCAGGCAGTGCAGAAAGAACTGGGTAAAGTAATTGGAGGATTTATAAGTGGTGTGGAAGACATAATCTCTGGTCCCAGTGGTACCGTGAGGCCGTGA